GTCGACGACGAGGAGGCCGGAGGGAGCGGGCATGCGCAGGCGGTCGCGGCGGGGGACGCGCCCCCGGCCTACGACGACTTCTCCCCGTCGTGGATGGACTTGAGCAGCCGCTCGATCTTGTCGCCCTCGGCCACGCTGCCGTCGTAGGCGAAGCGCAGGTGCGGCGTGTAGCGGAGGCGGAGCTGGCGCCCCACCTCGCGCTGCAGGTACCCGGCCGCCGCGCGCAGGCCCTCCAGCGTCTGCTCGCGCGTCGCGTCGTCCCCATGGATGGAGACGTAGACGGTGATGTCCTTCAGGTCCGGCGGCATCTTGGCGCCGGTGACGGTGATGAAGCCGGTGATGCGCGGGTCCTTGAGGCCGCGCGCCAGCAGCGCCCCCAGCTCGCGCTGGAACTCGTGCGCCACCCGGGCGGCGCGATCGTGCGTGCTCATGGGTCCTCCTCCTTCTGAGCGTCGTCTTCCCAACCCTGGACGTCCGCCAGCGTCCGCCCGCTCTCGCCGCCCTCGCCCAGGCCGTCGGGGAAGGTCTCGATGGCGATGACGCGGTCGAGCACCTGCAGCTGGCCGCCGTGCATCGAGCCCACGAAGTCGGCCACCTTGTCGAGCGCCTCGTTCACGAACGCGTGGTCGTTGCCGACGGCGCAGACGCCGACCACGCTGCGCTGCCAGAGATCGTTCTCCGCCACCTCGGCGATCGAGACGTTGAACTTCGCCTTCACCCGGTCGAGGGCGGAGCGGAGCAGGTGCCGCTTCGACTTGAGCGACCCCGGCTCGGGCAGGTGGAGGGTGAGTCTGAGGACGCCGACGAACATGAGGAGAGGGGCGGCCGGTGCGTGCCAGCCGCCCCTCGAAAGCTAACCGCCCGCGCCGCGCTAATCCAGCGAGGGGCGGATCGACTCCTGCTCGTAGGCCTCGACGACGTCGCCCGGCTTGAAGGCCTCGAAGCCGTCCACGCCGATGCCGCACTCGAGCCCCTGCGCCACCTCGCGGACGTCGTCCTTGAGGCGCTTCAGCGAGCCGATCTTGCCGGTGTGGACGACCTTGCGGTCGCGCACCACGCGGCACATGGCGTTGCGGCGGATGACGCCCTCGGTCACGGCCGAGCCGGCGATGACGCCGACGCGGGTGATGTTGAAGACCTGGCGCACCTCGGCCTTGCCGAGCGGCTTCTCCTTGATGATGGGCTCGAGCAGCCCGACCATGTCCTCGCGGACGGCGTCGACCGCCTCGTAGATGATGGAGAAGAGCTTGATGGTGACGCCCTGCTGGCTCGCGATCTGATCGACCTTCGTCTCGGGCTTCGTGTTGAAGCCGACGATGATGGCCTTGCCGGCGGCGGCGGTGAGCACGTCGGACTCGGTGATGACGCCCACGCCCGAGGTGAGGACCTTCACCCCCACCTTCTTGGTGGCGAGCCGCTGCAGCGCCGTCGAGACCGCCTCGGCCGAGCCCTGCACGTCCGCCTTGACGACGACGTTGAGCTCCTTCTGCCCGCCGGTCTTGGCCTTGGCGAAGAGGTCCTCGAGGGTCGCCTTCTTGACCGACCCGAGCTCCTTCTGGCGCGCCTTCTCGGCGCGGTGCTCGGCGACCTCCTTGGCGGCCTTCTCGTCCTCCACCACGTCGAACTCGTCGCCGGCGGTGGGGACGCCCGAGAGGCCGAGCACCTCGACCGGATAGCCCGGGGAGACCGCCTTCACCTGCTCGCCGCGCTCGTTCATCATGGCGCGGACGCGGCCGTACTCGGCGCCGGTGACCAGGGCGTCGCCGGTGCGGAGCGTGCCCTCCTGCACCAGCACGGTGGCGACCGGGCCGCGGCCCTTCTCCAGCTTGGCCTCGATGACGACGCCCTTGGCGAGCTTCTCCGGGTTCGCCTTGAGCTCCAGCACCTCGGCCTGCAGCGCGATGTACTCGAGCAGCTCCGGGATGCCCTGCTTGGTGCGGGCCGAGACGGGCAGCATGATGGTCGTGCCGCCCCACTGCTCGGGCACGAGCTCGTACTCGTTGAGCTGCTGCATGACGCGCTCGGGCGTCGCGCCCGGCTTGTCGATCTTGTTGATGGCGACGAGGATCGTGACCTTCGCGGCCTTCGCCTGCTTGATCGACTCGATCGTCTGCGGCATGACGCCGTCGTCGGCGGCCACCACCAGCACGACCAGGTCCGTCACCTGCGCGCCGCGCTGGCGCATGGCGGTGAAGGCCTCGTGGCCCGGCGTGTCGAGGAAGGTGATGGGACCCTTCGACGTCTGCACCGAGTAGGCGCCGATGTGCTGGGTGATGCCGCCCGCCTCGCCGGCGGCCACGTCGGCCTGGCGGATAGCGTCGAGCAGCGAGGTCTTGCCGTGGTCGACGTGGCCCATGACGGTGACCACGGGCGGCCGGGTGACGAGCTTCGCCTCGTCCTCCTCCACCTCCGGGATGTACTCCTCGACCTCGAAGCCCTTCTTCTCGACGGTGTAGCCGAACTCGCTCGCCAGGAAGGCGGCGGTGTCCGCGTCGATGAGCTGGTTGATGGTCGCCATCTTGCCGGCCTGCATCAGCTTCCTGATGAGGTCCGACGCCTTGACGCCCATGAGCTGGGAGAGGTTCGAGACCGAGATGGACTCCTCGACCCGGATGATCTTCTTGTGCTCGGCCTTCTCGGTGATCTGCGTCTTCGCCCCCTTCTTGGTGGCTCGCTTCTTCTTGCCGCGGATCGGGATGTACGACCGGTCGTTGATGGCGGCCGCCAGCAGCTCCTTGCCGGTGAGCGACTTCGCCGCCTCGTCGGCCGGGCGGCCGGTCCCGCGCCCGCGCTTGTTCTTGTCCTTCGAGACGTCGATGAACTCGCGCTCGCGCCCGAGCATCCCGGGGACGACCTTGAGCTCGCGGACCTCGCCCAGCGCGCGCGGGCCCGGCGCCGCCGGGAAGCTCTGGCGGGAGGACGAAGGAGGCGTCACGCGGCGGACCGGGACGGTCGGCCGCGAGATGACCACCGCCTGGGTGGAGGTCGGGCGGAGCGTGCGCGGGTCGATCGCCGGCCGCGCCGGCGCCTGGGGCGCGGCCGCCATCGGCATCGGCGCCGACGCGGGAGGGCCGGACGGCCGGGACGCGGGCGCGGCGGCGGGTGGAGCGGAGGGCGACGGCGCGGGCGAGGCCGCAGGCGCGCCCGCGGCGGGGGCCGGCGGGGCGCCGGCGGCCGGGCTGGCGGCGAGTGGGGGCGCGGCGGGCGGCGCGGCCGGGGACGGCTCGGCGGCCTGGGCGGCGGCGGCCGGCTGCGACTCGGCCGAGGCGGCGAGCGGCGCCTCGCTCGGCGCGGGCGCGGCCACCGGCTCCGCCTGCTGGGCCTCCAGCGGCTCGGCGGCAGGCTCGACGGGCGCCGGCTCGGGCGGCGGCGGCGCCGCCTGCACGGGGGGCGGAGGAGGCGGCTCGACGTGGGCCCGCTTGCGGACGACGAACCCCGGGCCTGTCGGCTTCACGGGGGCCGGCTTCGGCTTCCTCTCGCCCAAGATCTTCTCCAGCGCAGTGGCCGCCTGGTCGTCCTCGAGCGACGAGCTGTGGCTCTTCACGTCGGTGTAGCCCAGCGCGTGGAGCTTATCGACGAGCTCGGTGTTCGAGAGCTCGATCCCATGCTCTCTGAGCTCTTTGCCGAGCTCGTGGACCCGCTTCTTCGACATTGCTGGCACTCCTAATCCTTACGGGCACTTCCCGTCAACACATCACGGAGCAGCTCGGCCGCCGGGGTCGCCCCGGCGCGCCTGAAGACCCGGGCGAAGGCCCTGCGCTTCTCCGCCCGCTCCAGGCACCCGCGGTCGGCGTGCAGCCAGGCGCCCCGCCCTCCGGACCGCCGCCGGTCGACCTCCACCCGCCCCTCCACCAGCCGGAGCCTCACCAGCTCGCGCTGCGGCGCCCGGACGCCGCAGCCGACGCAGGTGCGAATCGGCTCCGGCATCCTGCTAGACCGGACTCCCCCCGGTGCCGGCCGCCGCCCGCTCGGCGTTCAGCT
The Anaeromyxobacter diazotrophicus genome window above contains:
- the rbfA gene encoding 30S ribosome-binding factor RbfA, with product MSTHDRAARVAHEFQRELGALLARGLKDPRITGFITVTGAKMPPDLKDITVYVSIHGDDATREQTLEGLRAAAGYLQREVGRQLRLRYTPHLRFAYDGSVAEGDKIERLLKSIHDGEKSS
- a CDS encoding DUF503 domain-containing protein, encoding MFVGVLRLTLHLPEPGSLKSKRHLLRSALDRVKAKFNVSIAEVAENDLWQRSVVGVCAVGNDHAFVNEALDKVADFVGSMHGGQLQVLDRVIAIETFPDGLGEGGESGRTLADVQGWEDDAQKEEDP
- the infB gene encoding translation initiation factor IF-2; translated protein: MSKKRVHELGKELREHGIELSNTELVDKLHALGYTDVKSHSSSLEDDQAATALEKILGERKPKPAPVKPTGPGFVVRKRAHVEPPPPPPVQAAPPPPEPAPVEPAAEPLEAQQAEPVAAPAPSEAPLAASAESQPAAAAQAAEPSPAAPPAAPPLAASPAAGAPPAPAAGAPAASPAPSPSAPPAAAPASRPSGPPASAPMPMAAAPQAPARPAIDPRTLRPTSTQAVVISRPTVPVRRVTPPSSSRQSFPAAPGPRALGEVRELKVVPGMLGREREFIDVSKDKNKRGRGTGRPADEAAKSLTGKELLAAAINDRSYIPIRGKKKRATKKGAKTQITEKAEHKKIIRVEESISVSNLSQLMGVKASDLIRKLMQAGKMATINQLIDADTAAFLASEFGYTVEKKGFEVEEYIPEVEEDEAKLVTRPPVVTVMGHVDHGKTSLLDAIRQADVAAGEAGGITQHIGAYSVQTSKGPITFLDTPGHEAFTAMRQRGAQVTDLVVLVVAADDGVMPQTIESIKQAKAAKVTILVAINKIDKPGATPERVMQQLNEYELVPEQWGGTTIMLPVSARTKQGIPELLEYIALQAEVLELKANPEKLAKGVVIEAKLEKGRGPVATVLVQEGTLRTGDALVTGAEYGRVRAMMNERGEQVKAVSPGYPVEVLGLSGVPTAGDEFDVVEDEKAAKEVAEHRAEKARQKELGSVKKATLEDLFAKAKTGGQKELNVVVKADVQGSAEAVSTALQRLATKKVGVKVLTSGVGVITESDVLTAAAGKAIIVGFNTKPETKVDQIASQQGVTIKLFSIIYEAVDAVREDMVGLLEPIIKEKPLGKAEVRQVFNITRVGVIAGSAVTEGVIRRNAMCRVVRDRKVVHTGKIGSLKRLKDDVREVAQGLECGIGVDGFEAFKPGDVVEAYEQESIRPSLD
- a CDS encoding YlxR family protein, whose amino-acid sequence is MPEPIRTCVGCGVRAPQRELVRLRLVEGRVEVDRRRSGGRGAWLHADRGCLERAEKRRAFARVFRRAGATPAAELLRDVLTGSARKD